DNA sequence from the Eulemur rufifrons isolate Redbay chromosome 6, OSU_ERuf_1, whole genome shotgun sequence genome:
TGTCCCATTTAAGTCTAAAACACAAATTGCGACCTTTGCGCTGCTCTTTGGCTCCACCTGGCGGCAGCTGAGCAAACTGAGTTGAGTTGTCTCTCTTCTAACGCCGTCCCAAGTTTACTCGGAACTATTTAGCCCAGGGCTCACTGAGAGCTCATCGGACCGAAGGCAAAGAGCACACACTCCGGAAGAAATTATAAGCAGCAGGACGTTTTAATGCCCCGAGAAGTATCACCCGTAACCAATAAGCACAAAGATACAAATCACGTGGTGCATAGTCAGCCTATCAAGCTCCTAATAGTCACTAACTCAGTGTCTTCCGGTCCTGGCTCCTTCTTTCGCGACAAGATGGCCACACCGGCAGTAACagtaagtgatcctcccgccacTCCCGCCGCAGCGCCGGCGGCggccccaggctcagccccagcctcagccccggCACCAGCGCCAACGCCAGCTCCGGCGCCAGCTGCGGCTCCGGCCTCATCTTCAGACCCGGCGGCAGCAGCGGCTACGACTGTGGCTGCGGGCCAGACCCCGGCCTCAGCCCAAGCCCCAGCGCAGACCCCGGCGCCCTCACTGACTGGTCCCGCTCTCCCAGGGCCCTTCCCTGGTGGCCGCGTGGTCAGGCTGCACCCAGTCATTTTGGCCTCCATCGTGGACAGCTACGAGCGACGAAACGAGGGAGCTGCCCGTGTTATCGGGACCCTGCTAGGTGAGTAGTCGGAGAAAGTTGACATCCTTTTCTTCCTGCCACCTCACTTTTATCCGGCTCTCTTCATTAACTCTTTAATCTCTGACAtcctgcttccctctccttccatCCCCATTGACCGTTTATCCATTTCTCCATCCCACCTTACTGCTACGACTTATCTTCCCAAGGAATTTGAACCTCATTTTATTTCTAACCTTCCGAACAGCATTTTACAAAGATGGTTTTACAAGTATGATTAGCCCCAATCTGCCAAAAATGAGCTCAGACGTGAGTAAGAAGTCAAGAACACTTGACTCCCAGTAACCACGTTTTTCTTTGTTATCCATTGACTATACATCTTTGGTTTTCCAGGTATTGACAAATAATTTCTGACTGGTTAGCATAGGAGTGGGGACATttgtaaaaagacattttttccaaaaagtaAACGGGTTTGGCTGGAACTCATTAGGGATTTTATAATATTCTGCTTTCCTAAATCTCTGAGCCTGATCCTCTGTCCCTCAGTGTCCCCTAGTATTATTATCTAATGTGATAGACCCTGTTCCCCCAGCACTATCTCTCATTTTCCATTTGGACACAAACAAttgtattatttgtttataattttttgcttAACCATCAGATTGAAGAATAATCTTTACCATGCCTGTGCTCCAAATTTGGGGAGTAGATATTTTATGTTAAAGTAGtatgtaaaacagaaaagaactAAAGAAGAATTGTTGATAATTCTTTTTTGGGAGGGCTGTTGATCCCATGAAATTCATTTCCACTCCATTTTAGTGGCAGGTTTTAAACCTTTATGAGCCCACTTCACTTACATGCATCCTTTCTCTTTCATATTCTTCAACCTGTAGTAGTCCTTACTCCACAGAAGACAATTGGTGTATTGCAAAGTGGATGATTTATAGGCAGACTCCACTAAATATTAACCATGTGCCTTGGAGCAAATTACCTAAAAAGTCTAGTTCTTTAGGGGCTAATTTAATTTAGACTTAGTCTTTGTGAGAACTAAATCATTACAAAAAGCGTCTGTGCTGGCACTCATCAGGTACAGCTGTTGGTTGCCATTCATCACATCAGGACTATACCACCCCtaacacgcacgcacgcacattATCATCTATCTTTGGCAGTATAGTATTTTACAGAAAGTTCATAGCTGCTAAACATTGTCATGTCTTTTCTTAAACCAAACGTTTGTATTCTTTGCCACAGGTACCTTCCCTGCTCTCCctcatttgtttttttgagtTCCACCTATCTTCTTGGTTCCCAGGAAGAATGTTAAGTATCAATCCTCTATCCCATATTCCAACCCTCACCTCATTCTTAACTTTCCACAGTATAATAATATTCTGTAACTGTGCCGTGCTTTGAGCTTCTGTTACAAATAATTTTTGCCTCACTGAATTAGCACTAGACAAATACACTTTCAGCTGCACTGTCAAATTTTCCAAACTCCGAGGAGCTATTTAACCAAAGAAACAATTGCCTATCCATGTTTAATGCCCCAGATATTACGGTGACCCTAGTCAGACTAGCTGTAAGCTAGATCCTCAGATCCTCTTGCAGACTGGGATCATGGCATAGTGCTGTAGGTTTTATGGAGGCAGTGCTTATGGAAGAGTGAAGCATAGATTCTGCATGCTAGGAACTTAAAATTGTAAGACATTAATTCATGAAACATTTCATTTGGTTAAATGAAGCCATTGGTGCCTTTTATGTACCATAAAACTGTTAGGTACTCATTAGACTTTGAATTCTAAGTGCCTAACATGAGCTCTGCTGTAACCTTAAACTCAGAATAGAAATATACTCTTAAAAGCAAATAATTAGAATATAATGTGATAAAAGCTCTGATAGAAGAGTGTCATAGtgtcatggaaatacaaaagacTTAACTATTTCAGAAGGTTGGGGAAGACTTCACagaaaagatgacatttgagctgggcATTAAAGCAACTTTTATAAGAAGTATAAAAGAATCTGGTAAGTCTACTGTCTGAAGAGTTCAGTATTATAGAAAtgtagaagagagaagaaatgtaGCAAGAAATGAAGCTAGCAAAGTAAGGAAGCAGGAAGAGGTGTTAAATAATTGCAAGTGTAAAGTGCTGTGAAGGAGAATTACCAAGAGCTATGAGAAGACAAAATGTAAGACTAACCTAGTTTGGGGCTATTTGGGGCAGATCTTGAGCAATCAGCATTTCAGCTAAGACCGAGTAGGAATTAAAGATACCTCTGGCTGCTCTGTAGACAGTGGAAAAGAGACAGGCATGAGCTGTGCATGGACACCAGAGAGAGGCTGTTCTAGTAATAGGGAAGCACTAGAGGAGGGCTGAGTAGAATGGATGAGTTGAGAGATAGGAAATAGAGTTGATAGGACTTGATGTGATCAGAAATTAGGGATTAGAGAGAAGGAAGTATCAAGGAAAACTCCTACATATTTGGTTAATtgtggaagaagaaagggaagctaGAAGTTTACTTCTGTTTGGGATATATATTCCTTTTGAGATGCCCATGGAGCAGTCTAGTAATTGTCAAGtagaaaattgaatataaaagTCTGGAGTGCAAAAGAGATGTGGCCAAGTATGTCAATTTAGGAATTATGTCATTGAAATGTAAAAGTTaattgaaactataaaaatggatGAGATCATCTGAAGCAGAGATTGGAAATCTGTAAgaggccagacagtaaatattttaggctttgtgtgcagtctctgttgcaactacttaaCACTGCCTTTGTGCCAAGAAAGCAGCCATAAATTGGCATGTAAacctttatttacagaaacatttCTATGTCAGAGCTCAGAGCCTGACCTAGAAAAGAAGCATAGAGTGAAAGGGTAAAACTAAGACAGAACCCTGAAAACCTGAGAAGTCTGAGGGAGGAGTGGAAGAGACTGGTATCAGGGAAGCCTAAGAAAAGACagtttgaagatggaggaagtggACAAGTCTGCTGAATGCTGATGAAAGGTCGAATAAGATAAAGTATATGTCCGTTTGCTTTAAGGACATAGTTTCAGCTAAGGGAGCAGAATCCATAGTGAATTGGAATTAGAGAGATACTAGGGGATACAGGGAACATCTGCTCTGTAGTAGAGAGAGAAGCACCTGAAGCCTGGAGTAAGAGGTTCCAGTAGATGAGAAGAGATTGGAGAAGTCAAGGAATTAGTGGTTTTCATATGGTCAGGAAACAAATGTAGTGGGAGTAGAGGTTTCAGAACTAGAAGAACAAAAGTTTGTGGTAAAAAACTGAAATGTTGACATTTCAGGTTCACAGCAGAGGGTTTCCAGATGGTAACTGGGTTACGGGTATGACCGTGGGACCAGATGGCTAAAGGGAGGTACAGGTGAAGCTCCGTAGAGTTGTGCTCAGAGTCTGAGACGAGGCTCCTGTATTTGATATTCGATATAGACATTAAAATCTTCCAGGTAGCTCTGCAGATTAAATTATAGGGAGAACATCTAGAGGCTGAAGAACAAAGGTCACAGAGTGAAGGTCTGGAAGAGGGCTCGTAGTGGGAAGTGACAGATAGGCAAAGGGAGACCTTGTGAGGGAAGAAAACCCTATTTGGTGATGGTTAGAGGGAGGAGTTGGAGATCACTCCAGCTCTCTGGAGAATCCTTGATCTCATTTGATGCACATAGCTGAACTTGGAGCTAATAGTTCAGTTTGGTGTTCATTGACTTTGAAGAGGATCACCAAATGTATTTCAAAAGTAGTCAGAGGCTATTGGGATTGGGATTATATAACCCATGGATGATTCTCTCTTTCACAGGAACTGTTGACAAGCACTCAGTGGAGGTCACCAATTGCTTTTCAGTGCCGCACAATGAGTCAGAAGATGAAGTGAGTGGGAATTTGAGCTGCCCCTCTGCAGTTTATAGCTGTTCACTTGCTAGGCTCCCTTCAAGGCCCCTCCTGCACAGTATGTTGTGCTCATAACCGGAGCTCCTACAGCCAAGGAGCTTCATTTCATTTGTATGTATTTCCCAGACCTCTTTTGTCTGTTGGGGGTGGCCTCTTGTCCTTTTTATCCAATTTTTCTGTAGACTTGGTGGCTTCTTAGcttcctttcctgccttccctctTAGGTGGCTGTTGACATGGAATTTGCTAAGAACATGTATGAACTGCACAAAAAAGTCTCTCCAAATGAGCTCATCCTGGGCTGGTAAGTTGGGGGTGGAAAGTCTCTCAGTGATTGCCAACGTCCTTTGCCCCCAGACTAGATTTTGTCCTCATTTTGAAGACAGAGTATTGAAATGTATTACCTTGAGGATCCATGAATTCGGTGTGTTTTGCTGGCAATTCGGATCCTGTGAggaaaggaatatttattttgaattgtaGCTTTTACTGTGCAAGTCATTTTTTGCCTTGGCTGGTGATGTGGAATTTTTCAAGGGCACTAAGTCAAGCCTTTGATTTGATTTGACTAAGTTTTCAATGTGTATATTGTTTTTGGCATTTGGCATTGCTAGGTATCACTACCATAGCAGTGTCAGATACCCTCGAGACAGCCATGCCACTGTTGTGTTTGGTACTGATGTCCTAAATAGACATGAGTGTGCAACTGTGTTCCATTTTCCAGGTATGCTACAGGCCACGACATCACAGAGCACTCGGTGCTGATCCACGAGTACTACAGCCGGGAGGCCCCCAACCCCATTCACCTCACTGTGGACACAAGTCTCCAGAACGGCCGCATGAGCATCAAAGCCTATGTCAGGTGACCACAGTCTTGAGCCACAAGGGCATAAGAGGCAGTCTAGTTCATACCATGCCTAGATGACATCCCACCCTCACCTCAAGCAAGTTTAATTCCTCAGCGTATAACTCACTGCCTCCTCAGAAAGCCTGCCTGTTCCTCTTGCTTAAGCAAGAATAACTGTTAACAGTTATTCGGAATGTtttactctgaaacagaatcggtcCCTGTAATTTCCATTCACTGATCCTAGTTGTATTGCAGGTTTCTACTACTTGGTCTTAACCAGTTTCAGATGGCAGCCCTTTCAGTTATTTAAGTAAGCTATTGTGTTTCTTTGAAGTCATCTTTCTGGAACCTCTAACTATCCACATTTTCTACAGCCAGTCCTCACAAGGTGTTCTTGTTGTGATCCTTCACCATGTTTATTACTTTTCTGAGTTACCCTTTAGTTTGTTGTTACCCCTAGAACTCAACACAGTACTCCGGGTAGTACAGATTACCATccttattttaaacatgtttattaACCCAGGGTTGAGTGCAGTTTTGGTGACAATAACGTTGTTAATGTGTTAATACATTGAGCTTGCAGGCAGTTAAAATGCCGGTTGATGGGAGTGGGGGGTGTTGGGAAAGGCCCTCATGGCATGCTGAAGAAAGGCTGCTATGGGAGCTAAAAGGATCAGATCTTCTGGTAAGAGTGAAGGCATTTGTTAGTGCATATCTTACGCTGTTTAACTTTGTGCTGGTTCTGTGTCTGACATTGTAGCCAGTTAATTGTTGTGCGGTAAGACAAAGGTGGTAAATGCCAAGACCTTATAAGTCAGTTGGCATACCACTAAGCTCTAGCCATTGCTTGACTTCTTAGCCTTTCCAGGTATAAGAGCCACTCTGCGTACATGTGTAGTTAATATAGTGAAGTATATATCCAGTATATAGTTGACAAGACAACATCTTTAGTGAGATTACTTATAGCAGTCAGTCTAGTCTTGGTGTTCCAGAGTCAGATTGTTTTCTCAGTGCTAATGAAGGGCTTAGCCCTAGAAAAGACCtgtctttgtctcttctttccATGGGGGCTGGTTATCTAGGCAGCCAGCTCCACAGAGAAATCCAGAGTCCTGTCCTCTCATCATTGACATCGCACAGTATATGAAATGTTAATAATCTTCTATAAGGACCAGGCCAGATCCAAAGGCTAAGTACCCTCTTACAGGGCGTGGGTTTGGTGTGTGGAATGAGCTAAGGGGAGAGGGTGACTTTTGCTCCTGCGTGATCTCTGTAGTTCAAGTGGCCCCAGCCTTCTTATCTCAGAACCCTGGAAGCCATACTTGTGTTGTGACTGCTTTTGCAGCCCAGTCTAGGCATGGAAACCCTCTCCCAAGGCTGTTTGTTTACTTTGActtctccctccccagcactTTAATGGGTGTCCCTGGGAGGACCATGGGAGTGATGTTCACACCTCTGACAGTGAAATACGCATATTATGACACTGAGCGCATTGGAGGTGAGTAACCTTCCCGTACACTCCTTAGAGGTCTTAGGCATTTTCAGGGGAGGGAGCTGCTGTTCTGTAACAAGGATGAAGGCCTCGGGTGGTTTTAAAAGGAACCAGTGAGCTAAGGTTTGTGATAGCTAGAAGTCACAGTCATTCTCCTGTATAAATGGGACTTAAGGAATTATTGGAGAAATTGCTAGAGGTGGGAAATTATTGGCACCAGAGGCCACGTGACCATTCACATGAGACCAAAACCAGTGATTGACATACGGGGTGAAGGGATTGAGCTCtgtcagagaaagaaaagctggAAAGGGCAGAGCAGGGAGTCTGGGAAAGGTAACTGAGTCCAAAGGGAggtaggaaggagagaaaggacagTTAGAGACCACATGTTTTCTGATGGGATGACTGAATTCTCTGTCTCTTGTTGCCTATCACCACTCTCATCCCCCACAACCAACTCCCACAGTTGACCTGATCATGAAGACCTGTTTTAGCCCCAACCGGGTGATCGGACTCTCCAGTGACTTGCAGCAAGTAGGAGGGGCGTCAGCTCGCATCCAGGATGCCTTAAGCACAGTGTTGCAGTACGCAGAGGACGTGCTGGTGAGAGGGGCACGGGGTAACAAAGGGGAGGGCGTAGGTCTCCACTCTGGGAGCACTGATGAAATGATAGTGTTCCGTGGTTAGAATTAACTGTGCCTCATTGAATCTTTGTTTTGGTGTTCAGTCTGGAAAGGTGTCAGCTGACAATACTGTGGGTCGCTTCTTGATGAGCCTGGTTAACCAAGTACCCAAAATAGCTCCTGACGACTTCGAGACCATGCTCAACAGCAACATCAATGTGAGTGCCACTACTGGGCCGCTGGGAGCCTGGTTCTTCCCCCACCTCAGCACATAGAAATGTGAAGGGAGTTGGGTGAGGTGTCCTGGAGTAGGATAGAGGAGGCAGGGCTTCACCAGTAGCCCCCTTGCAGTCCAGCTTGGGACAGAAAAGGTGGTACACGTGCTTGGAGATTCCCTTCTTTCTCCATCCTTGATTCCATTGTCTCAGTTACTGCTGATACTACTGTAATATGTTGTCTAGATTCGTGAGAGCGATGAAAGTACAATTTCTTATTTTCCCCATCTCAGTTCACAGACCCCCTGTATTCCACCCATGGATCTCAGCTACAGCATAAGTATATCAGTAGAGATGAGAGGATATTCTCAAGCATGTCCTTCCAGTGTTCCACCTTTGACTCTTGTTCACTCTCTCTCAGCTGTCATTTATCCAGGACTGCCCTCATGCCCAGTGTCCACCATGGAGTTGGCCTAGATCGGCCTTTCAGCTCCCTTTCCACCCAGCCCCTCACTCACTGTGTATTCTTTGTCTTCCAGGACCTGCTGATGGTGACCTACCTGGCCAATCTCACACAGTCACAGATTGCCCTCAATGAGAAGCTTGTAAACCTGTGAATAGGCCCCAGGCAGAACTCCTGCCAGTCTGGGTCTCACCCTAGGACTCAGTATGAAGGGAAGGCGAAATGGTTTCTTTGTGGTCTTGAGTCACACTGAGTCAGTCAACTGCTTGTGACTCTAATAAACATGGCCTACCTTTTGTAAATGAATTCCATTTTATGTGAGTTTATTGCTGGTTGGAAGGGAGGAAAATGTTCTAGAGCTCACACAGAAACCAGTAAGTGAGTACTGTAGGTACAAGTTGGTTACGTGTTTGGCATGACTCATCATCAAGAGCTGTCCCCATAGCCCAAACCACTTTAGCATCAACTGCCCACACCAGATAGCCTTGCATGCTAGGCTTCCCTTGGCACTTTCTCCCCACTCTTTTGCCTGTGATCAGGGCAGAAAATTTATTCGTATCATTTCTCCATAGCATCTTAAATAGATGACAGTACAAAGGGTTTTGTGCACAATATTACTGTATCTGGAGATGTGCTAGTGagtgggaggagaagaaaaagaagaggatggATACAGATCTCAGTCCTGGGACCCATGCGTCCATGCTGGTAGAAAGACAGCCTTCTCCATGGTGAGGATTAACTGCTTTATCaaattgttgttttggttttcaatATGGAAAGTGTCCATTGACAAGACTGCACCATTTCTTGATGGTTCATATGGTTTCCacaggaaatgaaaatgagaatccACGGAGAAAAGATAGTTGAAAGAATTGTGTACTGTATCTGAACTAAAAGAGTAGTGTGTGTAGTTGATGTCTTAAAATACATTAACAGTGGGATGGAGCTGTTCGCCACTTTGGTTCAGGGAGGCAAAATTAGTATCTATgggttaaaatttaaaacttcagaaaactCTCAGGTGCTGTCTGTAACTGGAGAGCAGCCTTGGGTTATGCTGAGGTCTGCCAATGGCTGAATCTTAGCAAAAAGTAAATGACATTTCCCAGAGACCTTGTAGGATAGAGTACTTGCCTAGGTAACTTCAAACATCCCTTTCATCAGATATCCTGAAGTTTTACCTGGCCTCTGCGAGATGTCTTGGCATTGAGAAAGAAACAAGTCTTTGTTGAGGGACTGAGGGGCATATTACATATACTGGAGTGAAAAGGTGAATGTAGGCAATTGGGAATCAAAAACACCTGGATCCTAATGTCAGTTCTGATATATGTAACCTTAGGAAAGACAAATCTAGGAGTCGTAAGATGTGAATCATGATACTACGTAGCCTGTTAGGGTATTGTGAGGATTTTGGTGAATTAATGAATATCAGGCTAACACTTGCagagaatagtgcctggcatacagtcaGCATAAATAAGTGGTAGATATTGTATCTAAAGCTGAATGCAGTTTGAAAGTAATAAGCATCATGAACCCCAGCCTGGATCTCAACTCTGGTGCTGAGATATGTGTGTAACCTTGGGAAATACAAGTTCTGAGGATTATAAAGTGTGGATAGTAATGATAACTTTCTTACATATAGGGAAATGTAAGCAGATGTTATCTGCAAAATGCTAATGATTGGGCCACATTGTGACATTATAAATAGAATGCATGGTGGGAAGAGGGTTAGAGTTAAAATGTTGAGGTGTTCTTAGGGATAGGTAGTTAATATCAACTTTAGTCTTTTTAGGTATGCATGATAAAATTCCAAGGCTAGTTACTGGAAATATATAAAGTCAAAAACAAGTGAAACTAAATTTATTTAGACATACAGTTGGCCCTCTATATCTGTGGTTTCAACTTTCATGGATTCAGCCAACTTTGGATTGAAAATACTCAGGGAAGAAAAGATCGCGTCTGTACTGAATGTGTACAAACTtcctttcttgtcattattccctaaacggAATACTTTTTATAGTATAATAGTCATTTACATAggatttacattgtattaggtattgtaagtaatctagagatgatttaaataaatgagaggttgtatataggttatatgcaaatactgcaccattttatactagggacttgagcatccaaggATTTTGTTAGgaaggtcctggaaccagtcccccacgGATACTGAGGAACAACTGTATgtaaaaattgtgtgtgtatacagttgtttttgttatccacaGTAGTTTTGTTCCATAAAGTAACCATGAACACTTAATTAGAGAGTGCTACACCATTACTCCTAGGGGAAATGCAGGGTTGGGTTCCTACCAGCTTCTGGCCATATTTTTATCAGTCTaccaatacataaccttgttacatgtgtgtttctgtttaaagacaccttactTGACATATTAATCTATGGTTGAtccattaacattgaactcagcCAACAACACACATACAgtttctccataaggcacatcacagccgcCTTGCAGTTAGGAACTCTCCACACTATGTTTGGTTACTATTTTAAGCAGCAAAATCAACAAAAACGTAAAAAACAGATTGTGGAAAGGATACTTGCTTATGAAAGCTGAAACAAGGCCTTGTTCCACCTCAGCTGGGAACACGCATGGCAGGCAATTCAGATTTTTCAACACTCTGCATGTCCACAAATAACTTCAAAAACACTGCAAGTATTGATagtgaaattagaaatcaatattaGTGAGAAATGAATTCAGAAATATAGAATCTGAATAATGAGAATTGTTCAGATGGATGGATAATGCAAATATACgtgtacacaatggaatgttattcagccacaGGAGGaaatctgtcatttgcaacaacatggatgaacttggaggatattttgctaagtgaaacaagccagagaaaaacaaatactgcatgatctcacataGATGACATCTAAAAgtgttgaactcacagaagcagagagtagaagggTGATTCCTTGGGGTAGAGAGAGGAGGCAAAAGGAGAGATtggatcaaagggtacaaagtttcaatcagacaggaggaataagttctggagacctatgGTGCAGCAGGGTTACTATAAttaatgtatacttgaaaattgccaagagagtagatcttaaatgttcttaccacaaaaaatatGTGAGGTTACGGACATGTTAACTAGTttaatcatttaacaaatatatacatgtaccaaaacatcacattgtatactataaatatatacatttttatttgtcagtttaaaaacaaaaatgcatataAGAATTTTAGACTTAAAGTTGTTTGCAAATGCATGAAGACGGATTACTTAAATGAGGACAGGTGAGTGGTCATTGGGAAACAAAGTTGAAGTCCTACTTAATGACTTTCATCAAAATAAGTTATTcatggaataaaaattttaagtatgaaAAAGCCATATAAATATGAGGGAAAGAACAGCAAAATGTTTTAATGATTTATGAGTAAGAACTTTATAAAATCTGGGGATCcaggagttatttttttaaaagactgataaattcaACTATAGTTTAAGAATCTGAATGGCAAAATGCACAAATTAGTACAAATATGTAACTGGGAAAATATGTTCAATTCATATCAAACAAAAGGTTAATATTCTTGTCATAAAATCCCTGATCTGATGTATAAGTATGTGAAAGATGTGACCAGACAGTTCACATGCACGgacacatatgaaaagatgcttaagctcactgataaaaatataagatgccatttttgtttgtcaaatTAGCAAATTCTAGAACTTGATAACACTATAATGGCCAGAGTAAGGGGAAACATGACACAGGTATACATGGCTGGTTGGTGTGTAATTGGCACAGCCGTCTCTGTGGAGgcattttgaatttatatttatcaaaattataaacgTGCATACCCTTAACCCAGGAATTGTGATCCTAGTTGTGTATCCTACAGAAAAGCTGGCTTGATTGTGATATAGTGTAGTACATAAATCATTGCTGCAATGCTTGGTTATaatgcataaagatttttatcaccccaaatgACTATTGCCAGAAGACAGATTAAAGTATTTTATGTCCCTAAAATGCAATACTATTCATTGTTAAGAATGAGACCATGTATTAATATGAATAGTCCTGAAGATATAAGTAAAAAAAGGCAGGAGAAAATGATGTCTATAATATACTATGATTGTGTGCAGCAAAATAAATGATAGTAAATACCTAGGATATTTGTGAAAGTGTATCCAAGGAACTGCTATCAGTGTTT
Encoded proteins:
- the EIF3F gene encoding eukaryotic translation initiation factor 3 subunit F, with amino-acid sequence MATPAVTVSDPPATPAAAPAAAPGSAPASAPAPAPTPAPAPAAAPASSSDPAAAAATTVAAGQTPASAQAPAQTPAPSLTGPALPGPFPGGRVVRLHPVILASIVDSYERRNEGAARVIGTLLGTVDKHSVEVTNCFSVPHNESEDEVAVDMEFAKNMYELHKKVSPNELILGWYATGHDITEHSVLIHEYYSREAPNPIHLTVDTSLQNGRMSIKAYVSTLMGVPGRTMGVMFTPLTVKYAYYDTERIGVDLIMKTCFSPNRVIGLSSDLQQVGGASARIQDALSTVLQYAEDVLSGKVSADNTVGRFLMSLVNQVPKIAPDDFETMLNSNINDLLMVTYLANLTQSQIALNEKLVNL